The genomic interval taGCATGTCCTCCCTACATCTCCCTGACATTACCTCATtacgttgtgttttttggtttttttggagGTGTGGGGGCTCTTTCCAAAAATCCAACTGCCTCTTCTTCTCCTCTTTCTCCTCTCAGTGCCCTCTGCCAGCATGACCCGCCTGGCCCGCTCCAGGACAGCCTCCCTGACCAGCGCCGGCTCCATGGAGGGGTCCCGCTCTCGCGCCTGCACCAACTCCGACAGCGGCGAGGGTGTCGGTGCGGTCTCCCAGACCATGGAGGTGTCCTGCTGAGGAGCCACAGAGAAAAGGGAGGAAGAGGGGTAGTGGCAGGTGGAGAGGGAAGAAGAGGATCAAAAATAAGGCTTGATGAGTGTCAGCTGGCGGCTTTCTCTCTCGCTGTCTTCATCTTTGTCTGCCATCTTCTTCCCCTTGTCACTGTAAAATACCATCTATACTGCTTTTAACATGTCCGGCAGACCTTTGACTAGCCACCCCAAACTCCTTTCACCTCACACTTAAGGATTTAAACTGCTGGTTTTGCTCTTGAAATGTCATTCTTGTGTTTGCTAAGTGTTCCTCATTTAATTTGCCTGCATCCCTCTAATTCCCTTCCTCCTCCCCCCCAAGAAAAGACACACACACGTGCACCCCGACAAACTACTGGTTACCCCACACACCAATATGTAATTTAAAAGCTCCTGTTTGTTTCGAAGGCAAAAATGAGAAGGAAAGCAGAACTTTTTGGGGGTGCCACAaaggtaaaaaaatgaaaatagatAAATGCATGTGGATTTTGGAAAGTAGTTTGTGTTATTTGTGAGAAATTGGCAGCATCTCTCTCTGAAATGCTTATGAGGAAGCTGATCTCCTGCCATAAGAGGGCCGATAGGAACAAAAAAAGGTGCGTCCAGAGTGGGGCAGGTTTCATCACGTGGTCTTATCGTAGCATGATGTGTTAGACATGATGTGTTAGCTTATTTTAGAGCCTAGTTAGAAGCACACTGAAGCATAGCTGCACTTGATCTGAGTATAATTTTAAGATAGGACAATTAGATGTTGCCATCTTCCCCAGCCTGGCTCTGTAGATTTACgtttccattgaaaataaagtggAGGCAACTTTTCTCACCTGTGATCCTGGAAATTAAACTCCCATCAGTTTAAATAGATGCAGAGAGCTGATGCGTTTGGAGTAAGGGTGATTTTTATGCAAGATGACAATCTGGAGCTGCGTGGTTTCAAATCAGGCATGCAGTTTCTGAAGGATGTGCATTTTTCAAGTTACAGGAAAAGTAAAAACATTATGATAATTTCTAGGATGGTTGCAGTTCTGTGTTGCATGTTTATCTCTGCAGTATGGTGACGGTTGAAACTACATTTTCTTGTACGaaatttttatgtataaaaagtattttttattgtttaagCTGTTTGTTTAGAGTTAAACTCATCTGTAAAAGTTTATACATTTTATGTTAGATTAGTGGTCATACTGAACCAAAACAGGATGAAAAGATGCTTCATTATCATGTCTGTATTATTTGTTCATCCTACGATGAAATACCTCAGATTTTAGAAAGTTTAgttgtttttaaagaatattGTTAGTTctataaaatgagtagaatatTTTTATATTCCCTATATAACTGTAGGGAATAGTTTTCAGATTTTTCAAACTACTTCTCtgcctttttgaaagaaaagttACATCAGTCAGTCAACCAGAGATTAGATTTATCTTGAAAGACaatgatttgttaaaaaaaaaaaaacagttttctttccaCCTGTTTGATAAAAGCATCAAAATTAGATATTCCCATTATCTTTGTTCTACAAATGAATCCGCCAAAGCACATTGGCCTACTTTGACACACTTTTTCTTTATGTAACCAGTTTCATAAAAATCATATAATGACTAGGAGTAAGTGGTTTAATGCATAGATGTAGGATAATCTTGATTTTTGGGAGCGGGTTAGATTTAAAACTACTACCTCTATCaaaaagctggaccacatttcttctcttttgtgttttatagttgttagaattaaagaaaataaggaaGAGCCTGCCTCTCTACTCTCTTAGTGAAATCATTTAGGAAAATCTCCTTCTTTCTTGCATTTGTCAGGCCGGGCTGGTGAACATGACTGCTTTAGCTGAAATGTTCTGTATTAGTGGGATTTACTGCGTGCAGCTTTAAGGTGTGTGTAGGTCACTTCACGTTAAAGACAATCCACAACAAAATGATAGCTTAGAAATGTTAAACGCatatttgcatgtgtgtgtaaaTCTTGGTGCATTCCTATTTGAGTAGTATGTAAAAATAGCAACGTTTTCGTTAGGCTGATTAGATGGATGTTTAGAGTCATAAATGCGACACCCATCGTGGATCTGAGGCTCTTCTGCACCAACGCAGTTCTGGCAGTAGTCGGCTGTTTGCGGTCTCCGACGTGACAATCACACTCTGACCAGAAGCCAAACCAGAACAGGTTTGGGGAGTCAAGGCACCCGAGAATTTCCCTTACAGCGCCCAGCCCTGTTGCGTGGATATACCAAAGCTGCACCCTCACACTTTCCACTTTCGACACACAAGCGCACATTTTCGCCCATTTACTGAAAGGAGAGCTGTGTGGGCTGGGTTTTGTGATGAGACTGTgccaaagaaaaacacaaaatgtaCACAAGCTCATCGCTCCATGGCCAGTGAGTGATTTGGTGTTTACTCATAATCTCACTAGTTTAGCGCTTTTAGTCGTACAGCAAGAGTAGTTTGTGACTAAGGCACGTGCTGTCCTCTGTGAACTCTGGCCATCTTTGCTGAGACTAAACATGGTGCTCCCCGGGTTTGTATTTAGCTGCATTAACGTCCAGTATTCATGTACTCTCACTTCACCTGTGACTGACTtccgtttttctttttcttttttttaaatgaaacaaaGCATTTCCGTCCCCTTTAGGAAGGGGCGTAGCTTCCAAATACTGAGGTGTGCGTTCCCTTGAGGCGGCCTGCCAGAGGCGGGGCTTTTTTGGCGCCATTTGGGCTCCAAGCTCGGAATGTAGGGCAACCCCCAGCcatcttaaaaataaaaaaaaaataccctctccctaaaaaaaaaaaaaaaaaatcacaaggtGCCCCGGCTCTCACAGGCAAGCCCAGCCGCACCCTAAAGGGCTATCAACTGAAGTCACTTTTCAAGAGTGTTGTAGTAACTGTTCTGGAGCACCAGGGGGGGACAGGGAGCGTGCAGCGAGTGGTGGCTAAAGCAGAGCAGAGAGAGATGCTGCCCTGAAAAACAGTTGAATGAATGTTAACGGAAAAGAATGTGAATCTGTTGACGCACGAGAGATTAACTGTTGtggttatattaaaaaaatgtaacataagTTGAAAGCGGATTACGAGATCTGATCACCCTGCAAGTGAATTTTCAAACAAATCGAGACTGCATGTAGCGGAGTTCGTGTTCAGTCATCTTTCAGTGTTTCTTCTCTTCATAAAAAACTATTTTCTGCCTTCTTAcactctggtttcctcccacacaACTTCGACCCACACTGCCTGGGGGCTCCTGAATGTATCTTGTCCCTTTTTTGAAGTGCTGTACGGTATTGTCATCCTACACCTCGATCTCACCACGGTTTGCACTTCTTCTCTGTGCCCCCACACCTCTTAACATTTAACCCTGAACATGAAAACAGCAGATCCTTCCTCCGCCTTCTTCTTTGAAGGTCTTTCAACAGAAAAGTCCATGGCTCCCTGTCAGCTACTCTCTGGATCGGTTTGTTTAGGCCTCCTCGCTCGTGTAGATactttttatttctagagcaggTTACCATTACCAAACACTAACACTACTGTAACGTGAGAAAACACATTTCTGTTTCTCTCCCCTCCATTTTTATAGTTAACTGTAGGGTGTAACCTCATCTTGGTATAATGATCTTGATAAACGTGTTACTACTACTCTTATGCTTCTACTTACTGCCATTAATAttgatttgtatgaagcaataaggtctttttttttcttgtttgtttcatattgtGGGAGTCTTCCCTGTTAGCTTGTTTCTATTCACAACAGTAGAAAGACTCTTACCTGCTTCGTTGTCATTCAGATGTgtaatgtaaaattttaatatatatactatataaatacaaacttaGCTGTCTCTGTCCATGTACTGGTCAAGTAACAAGAAATAAAGACTAAGTGTCAGAATTGCAGAAGttgtcaaattttttttcttcatttgctTTTAGATAAAGCTTGAAGAACTGCAACTACCAGCTGTTATGGAGCTCACTCACACCCAGCAGCGCCACCTAGGAAACATCTAACAGTATTGATCCTTTACGCATTTTCTCAGGATTCTACCAAATATTTTATTAGATTTCATTGGGATTTTATGTGATAGATCAGTgctaagttgggcaaaactcaaGATTAAAAAAGATGGAAAAtggttttcaaaaaaataaaattgcaaaaAGTTTGCTGTAGATTTTTATTCAGACCCTTTCAATCTGATATTTCTTTTCTTGAGAAGGATTTCAGGAGTGAAAATTATTTGGACACTTTGTCAACCTGCATCAACTTACTGTACAAATCATCTTGAGGACAGAAAATGGTCCTGGCGTCCCAGATCTAGCTCTAAATCTAATAATATAAAGTGTGATAATTTTGACTAAATGTCATTTACCCTCTCAGATAATTTCTGGCTGAGATTACAGGCTATGACAAGAAAAGTTCTGTTTTCATTTCAAACAAATCAGACATTAAGGAGATAAAATTAGTTGATGAAACTGGAAAGCAGAAGGAAGGtcacttttaaaaagaaaacattttttaagacATAAAGAAGATGAATTTTCAGATTAGCGCAGTGCTTTCTGGCACTTATTCAGCATTACTGCTGCTTTTACCTCATTTGAAACAAAACCTTGTAAGAGAGCATTTGGGCATCACTGTACACATGCAACATCTGGTCCACTGGACTGTAGTTCAAGGACAGAATGTCAGAAGACACCTTATTTATGAAGATGCCAACTTTGAAATTCTCCTTTCCTGTCGTCGTATCAAAAGAATAAAAGATCTCCTCTGTGTTTTTGCTGACAAAACGTGTAGCATAGAGGACGCCACAGGCCATGAAGGTGTTGGTCACGCTTCGCTTGTAGACTGAAGTCCGCCAGGTTCTGCTGAGCTTCGGCGGCTCACTCTCCTCCACCTTCGATAGAACTAGGTTCCCGTGGTCCTGGGTGGTGGTGTAGACCACCCAGACACCCGACTCGTCTGTGGCCAGGTCCAGGTCCGTGAACGGATAGCACTCTTCAAGGTGGCAGAAATCACCCTTTGAGTTGTACCTGGTAAACAAGCAGAGGTGATCACAGAGCAGTGTTTTAGTTTTGGACAGTTGTTTGAATACAACAAGTTGAAAACATTT from Corythoichthys intestinalis isolate RoL2023-P3 unplaced genomic scaffold, ASM3026506v1 HiC_scaffold_93, whole genome shotgun sequence carries:
- the LOC130911735 gene encoding olfactomedin-4-like; protein product: TCRLVNITGPRVHTAGEYPGSYKYGAWGRDPKPEPGKESWHWRVMLTSSNRYAHYVRLYSSLSSLIVGISVPGNVQIHPSNPTTNTIQGPNVVLYAGALYYNCYNKDAVCRFNLTSKGVTSLDLPKGTRYNSKGDFCHLEECYPFTDLDLATDESGVWVVYTTTQDHGNLVLSKVEESEPPKLSRTWRTSVYKRSVTNTFMACGVLYATRFVSKNTEEIFYSFDTTTGKENFKVGIFINKVSSDILSLNYSPVDQMLHVYSDAQMLSYKVLFQMR